The genome window TGTTAAGATTTACTATGAAAGCCGTCTGGCAAAAGTCAATTTGGATGAAGAAGGCAGGCGGTTGATTGAGGAGTTTGATAAAGAACTTGAAGAAGATGAAGAAATAACTGATAAGCAAAGAGCCAGAGCCAAGTGGGCAAAGCTTGAAGCTATTGTCGGCAATCAGCAAAGGGTAGAGAACTTAGCCAAAGATATTGTTACGCATTTTGAGCAGAGGCAGGCTGTATTTGACGGCAAGGGAATGATTGTAGCTATGAGCAGGAGAATTGCTGTGGACCTCTACAATGAGATCATCAAGCTTAGGCCTGAGTGGCATAATGACGACCTGACCAAAGGAGTAATCAAGGTTGTAATGACTGCATCCAGCGCAGACGGCCCGGTTATGCAGAAGCAGCATACCACTAAAGCTCAGCGCAAGACCTTATCCGACAGAATGAAAGACCCGGCTGATCCGATGAAGCTGGTCATTGTGCGGGATATGTGGCTCACAGGTTTTGATGTGCCATGTTTGCATACGCTTTATGTTGATAAGCCTATGAGAGGCCACACCCTTATGCAAGCCATAGCAAGAGTTAACAGGATATTTAAAGACAAACCCGGCGGTTTAGTGGTTGACTACCTCGGCATTGCATCAGACCTTAAAAAAGCATTGGCTTTCTATTCTGATTCGGGCGGAAAAGGCGATCCTGCAGAGACGCAGGAAAAAGCAGTTGCAATGCTTATTGAAAAAATAGAAGTGGTGCGACAGCTTTTCTTTGAAGAAAGTAAAACCATGAAAGCCATTATGGTGGCAGAGCCGGCAGCTTATTATGGCGATTACCCGGGAACAGGTTTTAATTACAAACGTTTCTTTTCAGCTTTGCCTAAAGAAAAACTATCCATTATCTTACAGGCTGAAGAACATATCTTAGGGTTGGAAGACGGCAAAAACCGTTTTATCCGTGAGGTAACATTGCTAAGTCAGGCTTTTGTTCTCTCTATTCCGCATGAAAAAGCATTGGCGGTTAAAGATGAAGTAGCGTTTTTTCAGGCAGTAAAAGCACGGCTTGTAAAGTTTGCCGGAGGCGGGACAGGCAGGTCTGATGTAGATATTGAAACAGCCATTAAACAAATAATTGATGAGGCCTTGAGTTCTGACAGGGTTATAGATATTTTTGACGCGGCAGGTGTAAAGAAGCCTGAGATATCCATTCTGTCAGAGGACTTTTTGTTAGAAATAAAGGGAATGAATCACCAAAACCTTGCCCTTGAATTATTGAAGAAAATATTAAATGATGAAATCCGAACCCGCTCAAAAACCAATCTGGTAAGAGGCAAGGCATTACTTGAAATGCTTGAAACGGCCATCAAGAAATATAATAACGGTTTGCTCACAACTGCTGAGGTTATACAGTTCTTGGTTGATGAAGTTGCCAAAAAAATAAGAGAGCATGATGAAAGAGAAAAGAAGCTGAACTTATCAACAGAAGAGCTGGCTTTCTATGATGCGCTTGCGGAAAACAAGTCGGCAGTTGAAGTCCTTGGGGACGAGAAACTCAGAATTATTGCGATTGAAGTGGCAGAGAAGGTTAAGGCCAATGCAACTATAGATTGGACCATTCGGGAAAGTGCAAGGGCGAAACTGATGGTTTTAGTAAAAAGGACATTAACCAAATACGGCTATCCGCCGGACATGCAGCAAAAAGCAATTGATACAGTTTTAAAGCAGGCAGAGTTGTTGGCAGGGCACTTTGCCGGAGGTAATGTATAGGGTCATTGTAACCCCGCTCTGTTCCCCATTAACCTAAGATGGGTTGAATACGCAACCCTCAATGAAAAGAAATACCCAGTAGACCTTTCCAAAGACAACGCCGTGAAGTACAACAGAAGATAATCCCTTCCATGATATAATTATAAATACAGTTTTATACTGGATGTCATTGCCATTGTTTACGACGCATAGAGTGAAGGTGAAGTCAGAAGTTCTGAATTTTGGTATACTTATAATCAGAGAGCGAAGTACAACCTATGGACGATTTATTTTTAGAAAATATTTTAAACGTCACACTAAGCCGAATACTGGCTGTTGTTCAGCCTGTAAAAGTCATTCTTTTCGGTTCTGCGGCAAAAGGGAAAATGCACGATAACAGTGATATTGATTTGCTTGTGATAATTCCTTCCGGTATGCACCGCCGCAAAATCGCTCAGAATATCTATCGTAATCTTATTGGTGTTGGATTTGCTGCGGATATTATTGTAATTACAGAAGATGATTTTGAACAGTTTAAAGAACATAAAGGGATGGTTATTGAGCCTGCGCTGAAAGAAGGAAGGCTGCTATATGCCGCATGATGTAAATAAGGTCGGAACCCCCGAAGAATGGCTGAAGAGAGCTAAAAGCAATCTTGCAATTGCAAGACAACCGCGAACAAATGAAATTTATCTGGAAGACCTTTGTTTTGAAGTTCAACAGGCGGCGGAGAAGGCTCTGAAGGCAGTTTTGCTCCACAAAAACATACAGTTTAGATTTGTTCATGATATTGCCGAGTTCCTGACACTTCTTGAGCAGAATGGGATGACTCTTTCGGAAGAAATTAAAGCTGCTGCCATGTTAACTGATTATTCTGTTGAAGCACGGTATCCCGGCCCATTTGAATCTGTAACCGAAGAAGAATTTCAAGAAGCTTTAAATATTGCCGAAAAGGTTGTGAAATGGGCTGAGTCTAAGATCACCCCACAGAGCCAATAAAAATTAGCTGGGAATTTCCTTCCGTAAACGACAAGAAAGACTGTTGCGAAATTTTAATTTTGATATATAGCAGGCATAGATACCTTCAAAAATCTTTAGAACGCAACAAAGATTATTAAATGTCATGCTGCAAAATTTTAGAGTATTATATTTAGGACTGAATAATTAAAGGCAGCATGACAGCAATGGTGTTGCTCTAAAAATTCTTCATGTACCTCTGAATGCTGTTAAGTCTTACAGGAGAACAGGTATTCCTGCTTTCGGATGCTTAATTTTATTTGACAGTCTCAAGTTATTGTGATAAAAACCTTGTATGTGGGAATACACGGACAAGGTCAGGGAGCTTTTCCTCCATCCC of Nitrospirota bacterium contains these proteins:
- a CDS encoding HsdR family type I site-specific deoxyribonuclease; amino-acid sequence: MECRAGSLSAGFSRFMTWPVCVRTRTGRKRAGSYYVYVIECDNSSYYIGQTLDIEKRWEEHITGNAAKWTKLYKPVKIIHYEELNSREKAVKRESDLKTGFGRKWIKREIAAGRNNEYFLGQDEPQIASRFAPQLETLVKGMFNPATLLDLVRNFIVFEKSKKEDTKTGIIHVETEKKLAAYHQYYAVNKAVENTLKAASSGGNRKGGVVWHTQGSGKSISMVFYTGKLVLSLNNPTVVVITDRNDLDDQLFDTFASSKQLLRQEPIQARDREHLKELLKVASGGIVFTTIQKFLPDAGKAEYDQLSDRTNIVVIADEAHRTQYGFEAKMLDEKDKVTKEVIGKRIAYGFAKYMRDALPNATYIGFTGTPIENTDVNTPAVFGQYVDIYDIAQSVADGATVKIYYESRLAKVNLDEEGRRLIEEFDKELEEDEEITDKQRARAKWAKLEAIVGNQQRVENLAKDIVTHFEQRQAVFDGKGMIVAMSRRIAVDLYNEIIKLRPEWHNDDLTKGVIKVVMTASSADGPVMQKQHTTKAQRKTLSDRMKDPADPMKLVIVRDMWLTGFDVPCLHTLYVDKPMRGHTLMQAIARVNRIFKDKPGGLVVDYLGIASDLKKALAFYSDSGGKGDPAETQEKAVAMLIEKIEVVRQLFFEESKTMKAIMVAEPAAYYGDYPGTGFNYKRFFSALPKEKLSIILQAEEHILGLEDGKNRFIREVTLLSQAFVLSIPHEKALAVKDEVAFFQAVKARLVKFAGGGTGRSDVDIETAIKQIIDEALSSDRVIDIFDAAGVKKPEISILSEDFLLEIKGMNHQNLALELLKKILNDEIRTRSKTNLVRGKALLEMLETAIKKYNNGLLTTAEVIQFLVDEVAKKIREHDEREKKLNLSTEELAFYDALAENKSAVEVLGDEKLRIIAIEVAEKVKANATIDWTIRESARAKLMVLVKRTLTKYGYPPDMQQKAIDTVLKQAELLAGHFAGGNV
- a CDS encoding nucleotidyltransferase domain-containing protein yields the protein MDDLFLENILNVTLSRILAVVQPVKVILFGSAAKGKMHDNSDIDLLVIIPSGMHRRKIAQNIYRNLIGVGFAADIIVITEDDFEQFKEHKGMVIEPALKEGRLLYAA
- a CDS encoding HEPN domain-containing protein, which encodes MPHDVNKVGTPEEWLKRAKSNLAIARQPRTNEIYLEDLCFEVQQAAEKALKAVLLHKNIQFRFVHDIAEFLTLLEQNGMTLSEEIKAAAMLTDYSVEARYPGPFESVTEEEFQEALNIAEKVVKWAESKITPQSQ